A window of the Brassica oleracea var. oleracea cultivar TO1000 chromosome C1, BOL, whole genome shotgun sequence genome harbors these coding sequences:
- the LOC106335012 gene encoding cytosolic endo-beta-N-acetylglucosaminidase 2 isoform X2, which produces MPKPNDAEAVPLLDLSKPSSPISFPIKSLQDLESRSYFDSFHFQFNRSTVPLRGDLPNNRPRVLVCHDMKGGYVDDKWVQGCENDAGYAIWHWYLMDVFVYFSHSLVTIPPPCWTNTAHRHGVKVLGTFITEWDEGKTTCNEMLATKESAQMYAERLAELATSLGFDGWLINIENEIDKEQVPNLMEFVSHLTKVLHLSTPGSLVIWYDSVTVHDHLKWQDHLNEKNKRFFDLCDGIFMNYTWKESYPKLSAEVAGDRKYDVYMGIDVFGRGSFGGGQWTVDTALDLLKRNNVSAAIFAPGWVYETAQPPNFHTAQNKECEVNWCTKIEEGFGETKKRESVPRNLSRTGLLRIGTGGRFGRERGQLRGATVW; this is translated from the exons ATGCCCAAACCAAACGATGCGGAGGCCGTCCCGCTGCTGGATCTATCAAAACCGTCGTCACCGATCTCCTTCCCGATCAAATCACTCCAAGACCTGGAATCTCGATCTTACTTCGACTCTTTCCACTTTCAGTTCAACCGCTCCACAGTCCCTCTCCGGGGAGACTTACCTAATAATCGCCCGAGGGTTTTAGTGTGCCACGATATGAAAGGAGGTTACGTAGACGACAAGTGGGTCCAAGGGTGTGAAAACGACGCCGGATACGCGATTTGGCATTGGTATTTGATGGATGTGTTTGTTTACTTCTCTCATTCGCTGGTGACGATTCCTCCTCCTTGCTGGACCAATACAGCTCATAGGCATGGCGTTAAG GTGTTGGGGACTTTCATCACGGAATGGGATGAAGGAAAAACTACCTGCAATGAGATGCTTGCCACTAAGGAGTCTGCTCAGATGTATGCTGAGCGTTTGGCTGAGCTTGCTACTTCTCTAGGTTTCGATGGATGGCTG ATAAATATAGAGAACGAAATAGATAAAGAACAGGTTCCCAATTTGATGGAGTTCGTAAGCCATCTAACAAAAGTCCTGCATTTATCCACTCCTGGGTCTTTGGTTATATG GTATGATAGTGTCACTGTTCATGACCATCTTAAATGGCAAGATCATTTGAATGAAAAGAACAAACGTTTCTTTGACTTGTGTGATGGTATCTTCATGAACTATACATGGAAG GAGAGCTACCCAAAATTATCAGCTGAAGTTGCCGGGGACAGAAAATATGATGTTTACATGGGAATTGATGTCTTTGGTCGCGGCTCCTTTGGTGGTGGGCAATGGACT GTTGATACTGCTCTTGATTTGCTGAAGAGAAACAATGTATCAGCTGCCATTTTCGCTCCTGGATGGGTATATGAGACTGCACAACCACCTAATTTTCATACAGCTCAGAATAA AGAATGTGAAGTCAACTGGTGCACTAAGATCGAGGAAGGTTTTGGAGAAACCAAGAAGCGAGAGAGTGTTCCTCGGAATCTCTCACGTACCGGCTTATTACGTATCGGAACTGGTGGTAGATTCGGACGTGAAAGGGGTCAGCTTCGTGGTGCAACCGTGTGGTGA
- the LOC106335012 gene encoding cytosolic endo-beta-N-acetylglucosaminidase 2 isoform X1, whose product MPKPNDAEAVPLLDLSKPSSPISFPIKSLQDLESRSYFDSFHFQFNRSTVPLRGDLPNNRPRVLVCHDMKGGYVDDKWVQGCENDAGYAIWHWYLMDVFVYFSHSLVTIPPPCWTNTAHRHGVKVLGTFITEWDEGKTTCNEMLATKESAQMYAERLAELATSLGFDGWLINIENEIDKEQVPNLMEFVSHLTKVLHLSTPGSLVIWYDSVTVHDHLKWQDHLNEKNKRFFDLCDGIFMNYTWKESYPKLSAEVAGDRKYDVYMGIDVFGRGSFGGGQWTVDTALDLLKRNNVSAAIFAPGWVYETAQPPNFHTAQNNVQCVCRECEVNWCTKIEEGFGETKKRESVPRNLSRTGLLRIGTGGRFGRERGQLRGATVW is encoded by the exons ATGCCCAAACCAAACGATGCGGAGGCCGTCCCGCTGCTGGATCTATCAAAACCGTCGTCACCGATCTCCTTCCCGATCAAATCACTCCAAGACCTGGAATCTCGATCTTACTTCGACTCTTTCCACTTTCAGTTCAACCGCTCCACAGTCCCTCTCCGGGGAGACTTACCTAATAATCGCCCGAGGGTTTTAGTGTGCCACGATATGAAAGGAGGTTACGTAGACGACAAGTGGGTCCAAGGGTGTGAAAACGACGCCGGATACGCGATTTGGCATTGGTATTTGATGGATGTGTTTGTTTACTTCTCTCATTCGCTGGTGACGATTCCTCCTCCTTGCTGGACCAATACAGCTCATAGGCATGGCGTTAAG GTGTTGGGGACTTTCATCACGGAATGGGATGAAGGAAAAACTACCTGCAATGAGATGCTTGCCACTAAGGAGTCTGCTCAGATGTATGCTGAGCGTTTGGCTGAGCTTGCTACTTCTCTAGGTTTCGATGGATGGCTG ATAAATATAGAGAACGAAATAGATAAAGAACAGGTTCCCAATTTGATGGAGTTCGTAAGCCATCTAACAAAAGTCCTGCATTTATCCACTCCTGGGTCTTTGGTTATATG GTATGATAGTGTCACTGTTCATGACCATCTTAAATGGCAAGATCATTTGAATGAAAAGAACAAACGTTTCTTTGACTTGTGTGATGGTATCTTCATGAACTATACATGGAAG GAGAGCTACCCAAAATTATCAGCTGAAGTTGCCGGGGACAGAAAATATGATGTTTACATGGGAATTGATGTCTTTGGTCGCGGCTCCTTTGGTGGTGGGCAATGGACT GTTGATACTGCTCTTGATTTGCTGAAGAGAAACAATGTATCAGCTGCCATTTTCGCTCCTGGATGGGTATATGAGACTGCACAACCACCTAATTTTCATACAGCTCAGAATAA TGTACAATGTGTATGCAGAGAATGTGAAGTCAACTGGTGCACTAAGATCGAGGAAGGTTTTGGAGAAACCAAGAAGCGAGAGAGTGTTCCTCGGAATCTCTCACGTACCGGCTTATTACGTATCGGAACTGGTGGTAGATTCGGACGTGAAAGGGGTCAGCTTCGTGGTGCAACCGTGTGGTGA
- the LOC106340250 gene encoding uncharacterized protein LOC106340250, which produces MEWNVMAIRQHLPLYEDRILQIIPSSFKKHDELVWLPDASGLYNSKSGYELARKSLHTPVTAEYPWRKCIWNLNTAPKIQSFLWSALNGALPVGHTLLIRGLQAESRCKRLIFENKSWSEAELIRKVLYDARAWEEVSQAVKHPSPRCTRSALPTPELKGISCFTDGAWDPISGHSGQGWAFVDPAGDVIRHYSSNRLHVAMPIVAEALVVKAAL; this is translated from the exons ATGGAGTGGAACGTCATGGCTATACGACAACACTTGCCTCTTTATGAGGACCGGATTCTCCAGATTATTCCTAGCTCCTTCAAAAAACATGATGAACTTGTTTGGCTTCCAGATGCTTCAGGCTTGTACAACTCTAAATCAGGATATGAGTTGGCCAGGAAGTCACTCCATACCCCTGTGACAGCTGAGTATCCCTGGCGCAAATGCATATGGAACCTAAACACTGCTCCTAAGATTCAATCTTTCCTATGGAGCGCTTTGAATGGAGCACTACCGGTGGGACATACCCTATTGATAAGAGGGCTACAGGCCGAGTCAAGATGCAAGCG GCTGATCTTTGAGAATAAGTCTTGGTCCGAAGCTGAACTGATCCGTAAAGTTCTCTATGATGCCCGTGCTTGGGAAGAAGTTTCTCAAGCGGTTAAACACCCGTCCCCCCGATGTACTCGCTCTGCACTCCCTACTCCGGAATTGAAGGGTATCTCCTGCTTCACTGACGGAGCATGGGACCCGATATCTGGACATAGCGGACAAGGATGGGCATTTGTCGACCCTGCTGGTGACGTGATAAGACACTACTCCTCCAACCGTCTTCATGTAGCTATGCCCATAGTGGCGGAAGCTCTAGTGGTAAAGGCTGCTCTTTAG